The genomic interval CAATCGGGATAAGATAGATAATGTTCATGATATTTTAGGTATTATTGTCAACGTTTATAACCTTCAATTGCTGCCATTGCCTTCTCTTTACCGCCATAGTAAGATTGGATAGTTTGAGCAATCTGAACCGCTCGTTCATCGTTCCCTGTAGCAACTAATCGGCGTACAATGGCATCCAAGGCTTTGGCTTTTTGTTGATAATCTGTAATCGTTTTAGCCACCTGAATCGCTTGCTCATGCTCAGTTGCTGTGGTTAAATAAGGTGCGATCGCTTGGATAGTCTTACTCTGAATCGAATCATGGGGGATATTGTAAGTCACTCTCAGAGCTTGGGTATAGTCACCAGCATCGGTTAACTGGAGTGCGATCGCTTGTACCTTTTCAATAATGGGTAAGGCTTGATCATACCCACTAGCCGCCGCTAACTCCATGGCAATAACGGCTAATGTCTTTGCCTTAACTAATTTGTTTGTAATAGTTTCAGCGACATCAACCGCTTGCTCATACTCAGTCGCTGTGGTTAAATAAGGTGCGATCGCGTCGATAGTCTTACTCTTAATCGAGTCATCGGTGATACTGTGAGTCACTCTCAAAGCTTGGTTAGGCTTACCAGCCGCAACTAATTCTGTTGCAATAACCTGCAATGCTTTTGCCTTAAACCCTTCTTCGGTGATCGTTTCCACAGTATCAAGGGCTTGGGTATACTCACCAGCTTTCGCGTAATTAGCTGAAACATCTACTAACTCCCAATCTTCCCCCAGAAAAATTCCCCGATCATTTTCTCCATCAACACTTTCTGTACCCGGAGCGCATTGAACCATACCATCTTCTACAATTGGTGATGGAGGGCGATTAGTACCCTTATCTTTTGTCTCACACAGAATCGCAAATGTTGTTAATTCTCCTGTTTCTTCCGCGTCACCCAAAAATACACCGCCCACATAACTCTTTAAATCGGCTTTGCGGGAAACGCTATAGTGAATCGAACTCAAAATAGTTGCATGAATTGAATAGGTATAGTTTTTGGTTTCCGTGCTAATGCCTAGTCCCAGTTCACCAATATTATCAGTAAAATTACCTTCTTCTAAAAAATAAGCTTGCTGGGCGCGATTCATTGAACCAATATATTGTTTTGCTTCGGATTGTTTTATTTTACTAGAATCACCAAAAGCCCAAAAGAAAGCAGGCATCAAAATAACGCCAATTCCGATTATTCCGAGCAAAGCCAAGCAGCCACAACCGTAGCCACTATCATTATCAAAATAGCGATCATCTACATAGCGTCTTGAGTGTTGAGCAGGGATTTGATTGTGGTGAGGAATCAAAGAGGATTGCAGTGCAGAAAAAGCCTGACGTGCCGTACTCAACCGTTTTTCCGGTGCAGGTTGAATTAACTGCTCAATCCAGTTAGCAAAATTTGGCTCAATCTTGACTTTATCTCGAAACTTAATCTGCATTCGCTGCTGGGGTAATTGAGATGGCGGAATCCCTGTTAATAAATGAATTAAAGTCGCACCCAAGGCATATAAATCTGATGCAGGTACAGCTTTTCCCCATAACTGTTCCGGCGGTGCATAACCACTGGTTCCCACTACTGTAAATGTAACCCCTTCAGCTTTGGCTTTGTCTTGCACAGCACCAAAATCTACCAGATAAATTTGGTTATCCTCCCCCAAAATAAGATTACTCGGCTTAATATCACGATGGAGAACAGGCGGACTCAATTCGTGTAAATCGATTAAAATATTGAGCAAATCCTCGGCAAAATGACGCACCTGATTCTCCTTAAACTGTTTCCCTTGATCTAATAACTGCTTGAGAGAGTTACCGGGAATATACTCTTGCACTAAAGCAAACCAGGGTAATCCGCTTACATTAGATTTATCACTATTTTCATTATCGATAGAAGAGGCTTCTAAATCCGCTTCAACATCATCCACTGAGAAATAATCGAGATACTTCGGAATGCGAGGGTGATTAAGATTTTTAAGAACTTGAGCTTCTCGTTGAAACAGCTTCAACTCATCCCATTGCATCTGGGGATTAAACGCCAGCAATTTAACCACAACGGCTGTTGGTGGTGAGGTTTGAGTATCCATCGCTAACCAAGTTGGCCGCCCTGCATTATGTCCTAACTGTTTTTGTAGCTGATAGCGATCGCATAAAACTTGTCCTGCGCTTAACATGAGTTACTCCTTGAAATTCTAATTTATTAATTACGTCTGTTGTTTACAATTTGCTAGCCAATCTGTGATTTCACCAACTAACCAGTTTGATTCAGGTGGTTTTAGTCGATTGACTAAACAGGAGTTTCCTGTTATTGTCTTGAGATAGATAGCATTACCCGAATGATTACTACCTACTCCTCGAATCTCCGAAAGGCGTAAATAACGATCAAATCTCTGACAAATAGATTTTTCGGCATCAAATACTATAGAGTATCCCCAAAAAGCAAGTTTAAAATTGCTAATGTCTCTATACATTGCCTCTAAATGAAATACTCCTTTTTGCAGTATTTTTTTTGATAAAAATATACAAATTATATGTATTGCTGATAAAAATAAATTTATCAAATTTACCAAAGCCCCAAAAAGATTAAATATTAAAAATAAAACTATAATGAGTAAAAATACAATTAAGCCAATAAAAAAAATTAGCTTTAATGTAAACAAGCAAGCTTCTAGAATAAACAAGAGTCGGCTTTTAGGCAAATCAATAATAAGTTTATTTTTGTTTTTTTTAAGCCTAATTCGTGTTGAAAAAGGCGGATGTACAGTTTCCAATGGATAACCCATAGAACGAATCGATCGCCCCGTTTCCAATGCATCAAGAGCTTGGCTAGCACAACTCAAGCGCAAATCTAGGTCAGGTTCCGTCAAGGCTTCAATCCAACTTATCAACTGAGAATTAATACTCACCTGCTCCCGAAATTGTATGCGTAAATTTCGTTGGGGTAAATCAGCCGGAGAAACACCTGTTAATAGATGAATTAACGTCGCGCCCAAAGCATAGAGATCCGAAGCCGGAACCGCTTGTCCCCAGAACTGTTCTAAGGGTGCATATCCACTCGTTCCCACCACGGTAAACGTCACTCCTTCTACCGCCGCACTATCTTGCACCGCACCAAAATCAACTAAATAAATCTGCTTATCCTCTCCTAAAATCAGATTACTCGGCTTAATATCTCGGTGTAATACAGGTGAATTTAACCCATGTAAATAGATGAGAATCTCCAGCACTTGTTTAGCAATCGAACGAACCTGTGACTCCGTAAACCGCTTTCCCTCATTCAGTAACTGCTGTAAAGATTTGCCTGGGATATAATCCTGCACTAAGCCAAACCAACATAACCCCGCCCCAATTTTTTGATTCAAGGAAAAATAATCCCGATATTGAGGAATTCGAGGATGATTCAGTTGCTTCAGCACCGCTGCTTCTCGTTCAAATAACTTAAACTCATCCCACTCCATTTGAGGATTAAACGCCAGTAACTTAACTGTCACCTGTTCACCCGACTGTAAGTCTTGAGCTAACCAGGTTTGACGCCCTGCATTATTCCCTAATTGCTGTTGCAGTTGGTAACGTTCCTTTAAATGTTGATTGGGATTAAACAAGAGATTAGTTTTCATAACGATTGACCGCCTCTATTGCTGTAACTGTTCAAAGTTGTGAAACATCCAAATATACAAAAACAATCGGGATAAGATAGATAATGTTCATGATATTTTAGGTATTATTGTCAACGTTTATAACCTTCAATTGCTGCCATTGCCTTCTCTTTACCGCCATAGTAAGATTGGATAGTTTGAGCAATCTGAACCGCTCGTTCAGGGTTTCCTGTCGCGACTAATCGGCGTACAATGGCATCCAAGGCTTTGGCTTTTAGTTCGTAGTCTGTAATCGTTTTAGCCACCTGAATCCCTTGTTCATACTCGGCAGACGTGGTTAAATAAGGTACGATCGCTTGGATAGTCTTACTCTTAATCGAGTCATCGGTGATACTGTGAGTTACTCTCAAGGCTTGCTCAGACTCACCAGCATCAGTTAAGTTGAGTGCGATCGCTTGTATCTTTTCAATAATTGTCAAAGCTTGCTTAGACTTACCAGCAGCCGCTAACTCTGTAGCAATAACCTCCAGCGCTTTAGCTTTAACCCAGCTCTCTGTAATCGTTTCCGCAGTATCAATGGCTTGCTTGTACTCACCAGCTTTCGCGTAATTAGCTGAAATATCTACTAACTTCCAATCTTCCCCGATAAAAATTTCCTGATTATTCCCTCCATCAACATTTTCTGTACCCGGAGCGCATTGAAGCCTACCATTTTCTACAATGGGTGCTGGGGGGCGATTAGTACCGGGAGATTTTGCCTGACATAAAATTGCAAATGTTGTCGATTCTCCTGTTTGTTCAATGTTACCCAAAAACACACCGCCAACATGGCTCTCTAAATCGGATGTTCGGGAAACGCTATAGTTAATTACGCTCAAAGGAGTGGCATGACTTGAATAGCTATAGTCTGTGGTTTCAGTGCTAATACCTAGTCCCAGTTCAGCAATATTATCGGTAAAATTACCTTCCTCTAAAACATAATCTTGCTGGGCGCGATTTATTGAGCCAATATAGTGTTTAGGTTCGTATTGCTGTGTTTCACGAGCGATATTAGTAAATTCAACTAATAGATAATATAGTCCTAACAAGCCAATTAATCCCAACAAAGCCAAGCAGCCACAACCATAGCCACTATTTGTATCATTTTTATCAGCAGTCATTAAACTCTCTCTCCTCCAAAGTAAACCGTACAAAACCACCCACCTTAAAGCCAAAAATCAATCATTGCCCCTTTCACCTCTCTCTCCCTCTGCGTACCTCTGCGCTAACCTCTGCGTCCTCTGCGTTTCTCAAAAAACTCACATTAGCCCCTTAAACTACCCTTGAAGCTGCATCAAATAATAAGCCATGGGAATCATCCCAAACGAACCCACATGCATCGACATAACCGTCATTGCCAGATTAGGATGCTTCTGCTTTAATAAACCTGCGATCGCAAACCCCTTCGTTACAAAACCCAAAATAAAGCCAATCAGCAGTAACCCGGCTGTCACAGCGTAAAGAAAAGCTAGGTTGGCGGAACTATCCATGGCACTAATCAGGAATAACGTAGCAAAACCTAAAGCCATGAAGAAAAGATAAACACAAAACTTAAACATCCCTTGACTGATATTTTTCAAATACCCCCGACGCTGACAGAATGAAAGACACATCGCCGCCGATAAAATCGAGCCAATGAGACCCAGAGGAAACATTACACTTAAAGAAACCCAACTAACCAAACTAGCCAACAGATAAAACCCATTCGCCAACCCTGCGATTACAAAAGCTTTTCGGAAAGGAATTAACTCTCGTTTGCACAGGATAAAAGATTCAATTAAAACCGTAGCCAATAGGGGTAATCCATACCCGTACATCAATGAAATAGCCGGAAGCGTAATTAGACTAGAAGCGAAGAAGAATCCTTGATGCAAACCACAAGCCAAGGCGGGTAATGTCAGCATTAGCAGTAAACCGACTGTACCTCCTGTCACCTTGAGCCAAGATAGTCTCGGCGGCTGCGGCTTTACGGGGACACCCCTATAAAGAACCAGGGGAGCAGGTGTCAGAGGGAGCAGAGTCAAATCCAGGCTTGGCTTCTGTGTCATTGGTATTCTCCAGCAACTCGTGTTATGTCCCATCTAATCAGTCACATCTTTGAGATCCCATCGGAGTTATTTGAGAACTCATCGACTTCTCATCGACTTCGTTGTAATGGGGTTACTGGACTATATCTCTCCAACTTCATAGGCTTATGCAATGGGTGTCCCATTTTTATCACCTGGTATTTTTTCAGTCGCTTCTGCCTTTCATAAGCTGTCACGCCTTTAAATTGGGAATGGCTAGCGAGCAAGATGCTCAATGCAGTGAGCAAGATGCTCACACTACAACAAGGATTTCGTCATTATTGATATTAAGGTTTAAAATTTCACCCATGCGGGTATCACTTTCACCCATTCGGGTGTATTTCCTAACTTCAAAAAATGATATTTTTATACAAAATAGTCAACCGAAAATGTATCATTTTGTAAATAAAATACAAGGTTTATTTGTTGCCAAAATAAAATAGAATTAAAAAGATACATAGGTGCAACCATGCAATTTAGAAACGAGAACTATTCAAAGTTGCCTCGTTTCCTCCATCGCTATTTTCCGCTTCAGAGGATAGGGGTAAAACGATTAGCAGGCTCAAGGTTAGCCCAAGTCCTAACCCTAGCCATTGCTGTTGGGTTAACCAATCTGGGTGTCACTTTAGCTCAAGTTCCAGGAAATAGTACGATAAACTCGCCAACACCGCAGTCTTTCCCCTCTCCTAGATTGCCTAGGCGGGAGCTAGAAGTACAACCTGTGCGATCTATCCAAATTCCCGCTATCTATGAACATCCTGATTTCTTTGAGGAAGGACACGAAGAATTCGAGGAACAAATTGACAAGCTAAGACTCCAGAATACGCCAGATTCTTCCGAAGACGAGGTACTCACAATTGAAGAGTCAGCGTACTGGGAAAATCAAGATCATGGAGAGAGTTGGTTGACGAACAAAGCCAACCTTGACCTAAATTAACTGTTTGTAGTCAGCGATGCGAGCGCTTCTGCCACTAAAGTGGCTACTACGAACTCAGGTATAGAGGTGTGTTAATTTGTCGCCAGATATAAGCCCATTGATAGAAGGTAAACCCTTCTATTTTTTTTAGAATGAATGTAAACCCAATAAAAACGGAGGTTAAATTATGACTACTCAACGCAACAAGTATTCAAAATTACCGCGTTTACCCGATCGCACTCCTCAATCTCCAGCGTCAGAGTCTAAACTAGGCGTAGGTTCTACCCTTATCAAACTAGGAACTCTAGCCATCGCCATAGTGCTAACGAATCTGGGTTTAACCCATTCAGCGTTTGCTCAAACTCAAATTCCCAG from Coleofasciculus chthonoplastes PCC 7420 carries:
- a CDS encoding type IV pilin-like G/H family protein gives rise to the protein MPAFFWAFGDSSKIKQSEAKQYIGSMNRAQQAYFLEEGNFTDNIGELGLGISTETKNYTYSIHATILSSIHYSVSRKADLKSYVGGVFLGDAEETGELTTFAILCETKDKGTNRPPSPIVEDGMVQCAPGTESVDGENDRGIFLGEDWELVDVSANYAKAGEYTQALDTVETITEEGFKAKALQVIATELVAAGKPNQALRVTHSITDDSIKSKTIDAIAPYLTTATEYEQAVDVAETITNKLVKAKTLAVIAMELAAASGYDQALPIIEKVQAIALQLTDAGDYTQALRVTYNIPHDSIQSKTIQAIAPYLTTATEHEQAIQVAKTITDYQQKAKALDAIVRRLVATGNDERAVQIAQTIQSYYGGKEKAMAAIEGYKR
- a CDS encoding serine/threonine protein kinase; its protein translation is MKTNLLFNPNQHLKERYQLQQQLGNNAGRQTWLAQDLQSGEQVTVKLLAFNPQMEWDEFKLFEREAAVLKQLNHPRIPQYRDYFSLNQKIGAGLCWFGLVQDYIPGKSLQQLLNEGKRFTESQVRSIAKQVLEILIYLHGLNSPVLHRDIKPSNLILGEDKQIYLVDFGAVQDSAAVEGVTFTVVGTSGYAPLEQFWGQAVPASDLYALGATLIHLLTGVSPADLPQRNLRIQFREQVSINSQLISWIEALTEPDLDLRLSCASQALDALETGRSIRSMGYPLETVHPPFSTRIRLKKNKNKLIIDLPKSRLLFILEACLFTLKLIFFIGLIVFLLIIVLFLIFNLFGALVNLINLFLSAIHIICIFLSKKILQKGVFHLEAMYRDISNFKLAFWGYSIVFDAEKSICQRFDRYLRLSEIRGVGSNHSGNAIYLKTITGNSCLVNRLKPPESNWLVGEITDWLANCKQQT
- a CDS encoding type IV pilin-like G/H family protein, coding for MTADKNDTNSGYGCGCLALLGLIGLLGLYYLLVEFTNIARETQQYEPKHYIGSINRAQQDYVLEEGNFTDNIAELGLGISTETTDYSYSSHATPLSVINYSVSRTSDLESHVGGVFLGNIEQTGESTTFAILCQAKSPGTNRPPAPIVENGRLQCAPGTENVDGGNNQEIFIGEDWKLVDISANYAKAGEYKQAIDTAETITESWVKAKALEVIATELAAAGKSKQALTIIEKIQAIALNLTDAGESEQALRVTHSITDDSIKSKTIQAIVPYLTTSAEYEQGIQVAKTITDYELKAKALDAIVRRLVATGNPERAVQIAQTIQSYYGGKEKAMAAIEGYKR